The following are from one region of the Salvia hispanica cultivar TCC Black 2014 chromosome 1, UniMelb_Shisp_WGS_1.0, whole genome shotgun sequence genome:
- the LOC125217695 gene encoding probable xyloglucan endotransglucosylase/hydrolase protein 32 codes for MALLISIIIFIFSIFPFSNNAQIPPSPGYYPSSRVGSIGFNQGFTNLWGRQHQSLDHGLLAIWLDRSSGSGFKSVKSYSSGYFGAAIKLQPGYTAGVITSLYMSNNEEHPGHHDEIDIEFLGTPENEPYVLQTNVYIRGSGDGTIIGREIKFHLWFDPTKDFHNYAILWNPSQIIFYVDDVPIRRYPRKSDETFPLRPMWLYGSIWDASSWATDNGRYKADYTYQPFIAKYNNFKIDGCEGGGGGGCRPISGSPGGSDGLSSQQRAALAFVNHNYKVYDYCRDPKRDHKLTPECL; via the exons ATGGCTCTCCTGATTTctatcatcatcttcatcttttCAATCTTCCCATTTAGCAACAATGCTCAAATTCCACCTTCACCCGGCTACTACCCTAGCTCAAGAGTTGGCTCCATAGGGTTCAACCAAGGTTTCACCAACCTTTGGGGTCGTCAACACCAATCTTTGGACCATGGTTTGCTCGCTATTTGGCTCGACCGAAGTTCAG GAAGCGGGTTCAAATCGGTTAAGTCTTACTCTTCGGGCTATTTTGGAGCTGCCATTAAGCTCCAACCGGGTTATACAGCCGGAGTGATCACGTCTCTCTAT ATGTCAAACAACGAAGAGCACCCGGGTCACCATGATGAGATTGACATAGAATTTCTTGGAACCCCAGAGAATGAACCCTATGTGTTGCAGACAAATGTATACATAAGAGGGAGTGGGGATGGCACAATTATTGGAAGAGAGATTAAATTCCATCTATGGTTTGACCCTACCAAGGATTTTCACAACTATGCCATTCTATGGAATCCATCACAAATCAT ATTTTATGTGGATGATGTGCCAATAAGAAGGTACCCTAGAAAAAGTGATGAGACATTTCCATTGAGGCCAATGTGGCTCTATGGATCTATTTGGGATGCCTCTTCTTGGGCAACAGACAATGGAAGATACAAGGCTGATTACACTTATCAGCCATTCATTGCTAAGTACAACAACTTCAAAATCGACGGCTGTGAaggcggtggtggtggcgggTGCCGCCCCATTTCTGGCTCTCCGGGGGGCTCAGATGGGCTGAGCAGCCAGCAGAGGGCGGCGCTTGCCTTTGTCAACCATAATTACAAGGTGTATGACTATTGTAGGGATCCCAAAAGGGACCACAAACTTACACCAGAATGCTTATAA